CTCGGGTTTTTACGTCGCCAACCAGGCAGCCCCCTTTGCGCTTGCCGAGGCCGGGCCGAAGCTCGACCGCGCCGTCGATCCCTTCTGGATATCCCGGCAATCGCTGGAGGCCGATGAAACCGCCTTGAAGCCCGGCTGCGGCTGGCTGCCGCCCTCCTGGCTGCCGGGGGAAGGCATGCGCCGCGGGCTCAGAACCCTTGCCCGCGCCGATGGACCGGCGCTCGCCGATTACGGCTCGCCGCTCGGCTTGCCGCAGCTGCGACAGCTGATTTGCCGCCGCATGGGCGAACGAGGGATCGAAGCCTCCCCCGACCAGATCATGCTGGCCGACTCCGGCACCCAGGCAATCGATCTGCTCTGCCGTTTCCTGCTCGAGCCCGGCGACACGGTGCTGGTCGACGACCCCTGCTATTTCAATTTCCACGCGCTTCTGCGCGCCCACCGGGCAAAGATTGTCGGCGTGCCCTACACGCCGTCCGGTCCCGATATCGAGCGATTTGCCCAAGTCGTCGCCGAGAAGCGGCCGCGGCTCTACATCACCAACTCCGGCATCCACAATCCCACCGGCGCAACGCTTTCCCCGGTGACGGCCCATCGGCTTCTGAAACTCGCCGATCAATTCGACCTCACTATCATCGAGGACGATATCTTTGCCGATTTCGAGCATGCGCCGGCCCCCCGCCTTGCCGCTTTCGACGGCCTCGAACGGGTCGTCCACATTGGCAGCTTTTCGAAGACCCTGTCGGCCTCGGCCCGCTGCGGTTTCGTCGCCGCAAAACCGGAATGGATCGACGGCCTGACCGACCTCAAGATCGCCACCTCCTTCGGCGGCGGCCGGTTGACGGCGGAGCTGGTGCTGAACGTCTTGAGCGACGGCAGCTATCGCAAACACGTGGAGACGCTGAGACAGCGGCTCTCCCGGGCAATGAGCGAAGTCTCGACCAGGCTGAAGGGCCTGGGGATAGTGCCCTGGCTGGAGCCGCAGGCCGGCATGTTCCTCTGGTGCCGCCTGCCCGATGGCGTCGATGCCGCTGATGTGGCGCGGGCCGCATTGGAAAAGAGAATCGTTTTGGCTCCCGGAAATGCCTTCAGCCTGTCGCAATCGGCGACGAATTTCATGCGGTTCAATGTGTCGCAGACCCTAGATGCGAAAGTGTTCGAGATGCTGGGGGATGTGTTGGGGAGGTAAGGAGTGTGAGGCGGGGACTGGGCCGAGATGCTGCGGGCAGCAGCTTGCGGCATCCGTGGTCATCTCGCACCCACCTCTCCTCCGTCATTCCTGTGCTTGTCACAGGAATCCAGTGCGCCCAAGTCCTTGGGCGCGGAAGACTTTCTTGAAGGCTGCATGGAGTCATTCACGGCGCAGACGCGCCGTGGCTGGATTCCTGTGACAAGCACAGGAATGACGGGGAGAGGTTAGGCGCCAGTTGATGCCGGGCCAGGGGCCGCACGGCACACTCTTCATCATCGCCCAAACCACTCCTCAAAACGACCGATTGACCGCCTTGTCATTTTCCAGCCGCGTCACGCAACCTTCAAGCTTGGCGAGCAGCAGGTCGAAGTCGAGCGGCTTTGTCAGATAGTCCGCCGCTCCGCCGCGCAGACCGGCAAGCGTGTTTTCCCGGTCGGTCAGCGCCGTCAGCAGGATGAAGGGGATGTTGGAGAGCTCGGGGTGATTGATCTGAATTTCCGCCAGAAGCTGGTGTCCGTCCATGACCGGCATCGAAATATCGCTGATGACGATATCGGGCCATTTCGACAGGATCATTTCCAGCCCTTCGGCGCCGTTCGAGGCCTCGAGCGTCTTGTACCCGGCTTCGCTCAGTTCCTCGACGAGGAGGTTCCGGATCTCGACTTCATCTTCTATGCACAGGACTGTAACCATAAGCTTTTCCCTAAGCTGCGACGTGCTGATCCGACAATAGAAACTCTATTGGCAGAAGAATGATAAATGTTGTGCCCTTGCCGAGCTCGCTCGTCACCTCAACGGTACCGCCATGCAATTCGACGACCTGCTTGACGACGTTCAGGCCGATGCCGGTTCCGGCAATGCCCGTAGCACTGCGAGCGCGATAATAGGGTTGGAACAGCTTCGGCAGATCATCCGAATCCATGCCGATGCCGCTGTCGGCAATAGCGATCTCTACCGTCTTTTCCTCAACCCGGGCACGAACATAAATGTTCGGCGCGTTGGGCGAATATTTGACGGCGTTCGAAATCAAGTTGGTGAAGACCTGTTCCATCGCGCTGCGGTCGAACGTCAACAGATCGGGCATCGACTCGACATCGAGATGGAGCACATGCGAGCGGCTGAGGTGGCGCTGTCTGTCGCAGCAGGCGACGAGCAGAGCTTTCAGATCGCCTTCGCTCCGCTTCAGTGTGATCTGTCCGGTTTCGAGCCGGCCGCTGGCGAGGATGCTCTCCATCAGATCGACCATGCGCACCACCGCGCTGCGGATCACGCCCGCCTTTTCGTGAACGTAACCGCCACTGACATTGGTGGTCGAGCGGCAGAGCCGCTGGGCGGCGGCATCGATGATCGCGAGTGGCGTGCGAAACTCGTGCGACGCCATGGCAACGAACTGGCGCTGGAGCGCATTGACCTGGCGTTCGTGCACCAGCAGCCGGTCCAGTTCCTCTCTCTGCCTTTCGATCTCTGCCGTTCGATCGGCCACCATTTCTTCCAGATGGTAGCGGTGATGGGTGATCTCAGCCTGGCTGTCCAGCAAGGTCAGCGACGTGCGATGAAGACCGCGCCCGAGCCAGAACACGACAGCGATCAGCAGCGCCAGGCAGCCAAGCCCAGCCGGTGCGATCTGTTGAAGCAGCATGAATCCGGGCAGGATAGGAGACCATACGAGATAACCGATCGTGCCGCCGTCTCGTGACGAGACCGGCACCTCAGCGCGCCCGTCCTCACTTTTCGACGCGAAATGCAATCCTTCGAGGCGCGCATAATGGGCGATGCTTTCGGCGGCTTTTTCATCGATGAACTTGACCGAGACGGCGATGAACTCCTGGCCCGCTTCGACCTGCATCCTGGCCGAGCTCGGCAGAATGGGACGCGCGCTGGCGATTGCCGGCCGGCTGCCGATCATGATCGTACGAACCGTCGCCAGTTGACCAAGCGGTTTGGTGCCGGGCTTTGCAGCCTGCTCGGCAAGAACCGCGCGCATCTCCCCGGCGAGTGCTGTCATTTCTTGGCCGTCGTCGCTGCCGAGCCGTGGCGGCATGGCATCCGCGCCGTCGCGGAACGCAAACATCAGGCGATTGGTATCGTCGAAGATATAAGTCCTGTCGTGCCCGAAATACTGGCTCGTCCACCGGCCGATATTGTCGAGCAGCCATTCATGGTTCCGCTGCTTGGCATAAAGGAAGGCATCGTCCCATTTGGCAATGCTTTCCTGTTCTCGGGGAAGCGCCGCGATCTGCTCTTCCAGTCCTTGGTCGACAAAGTCGGCCTGCCGGCGCAGCGAGAGATCATCGACCTTCACGGCGGCGAGCCAGGCAAATCCGCACAGCAACACAGCCGCCGCGCAGGTGAGTGTCACCAAGACGAATGTAATGTGGGATGTTAGCCTGACCTTCAATATCTGCAACCTTTTGATGGCGCCTGCTGCCGAGAAATTGACACGCAAAGGTTGACGGACCGTGAATTATACGCTCCCCTAAAGTCCGCGGCATGCCGCCGAATGCATTCGCGATCGTCGAAGGAGAAGCGCATGGACGCCGCCGCGCCGGATACGTCAGACGTCAGGATCGAACCGATCTCTGCTGCCCAAATCGACAGCTTTCATCGCACGCTCGATGTGGTCGCGCGGGAGAAAAAATACCTGTCCATGCTGGAAGCGACGCCGCTACCGGAAACGCGCGCCTTCGTGATGGGCATGATTGCAAAAGCCAATCCGCAATTCGTTGCTATCGCTCAAGACGAGGTCGTCGGCTGGTGCGACATCAACCGGCATTTCTTCCCGTCGCACGCCCATCGCGGAAAGCTTGGCATGGGGATTCTTCCGGCCTATCGCGGCCAGGGTCTCGGACGAAAGCTCATCGAGACGACATTAAGGGCCGCGCAGGAGGTCGGGTTTATCAGGGTCGAACTCGATGTTTACCAAGACAATCTCCGGGCGATCGCACTCTATGAAAAACTAGGGTTCGTGCGCGAGGGCATAATTCGGCGCGCCGCGCGTATCGACGGCCGGTTCATCGATGCGATCGGCATGGCGCTTTTGTTCGATGAGGATCCAGCGGTATAAGTCGGCGTATCGTCGTACTGAGATTGCGAGCCTCGGAGAGGAAATCACCGCCAAGGGCATCGTGACGCCGGCCGGTCTCATCGATGCGGACAAGTTGCGGATTTTGAGCAGGCCGTTGATATCGGCGCCCCGCTCACGTGATCATCGCGCTTCTCGGAAAACGGTTACGCCGGTAGGTTTCTTTCGCCCGCCCCCTGCCCCTATCGGGCGAAAGCCTCGAACGGGTTCTCGTGGGTCAGGCGCATCAGGGTCCCGTCGTCCACGCCCCGCCGTTTTAGCTCGGGCAGCAGGACCGTGGAAAGATGGGTGTACGGCTTGGGTGTCCCGCCCATCGGCAGCGCCGGATCGAACCAGCCCCGGTCATGGCTCAACAACAGGCGGTCGCCGCAGCCCGCCTCCAGCGCCTTCATCACCAGTTCCGCCACCTCCTTGTCCCCGGCCCTGCCGACATGGTCATACTCGATCCAAGCGCCGCGCTCGGCGACGGCGACGTTGTAGGCGAAGTCCTTTTCTTCCTGCGTATGGATCGAGATGAACCTGTCGGCCCTGTAGCCCTCCGCCTCGATGACATCGAGCTGATCCATGACGACCCGTCCTCTGATCGTATGACTGCCGATGACGGCGTCTGTCTGCGCTGCCGCGCGCGCGGCTGCCCGCAGGATTTTCGTCTCGAGCGCCGTCATGCCGTCATCGCCGGCGCTGAGCTTGATCCAGCCCGCCTGGAACCCAGTCTCGCCGATCTGCTCCGTCAGCTCGCGAAGCATCCACGCCTCAAGCTCCTTCTCGGAAGCATAGCGGACCCATTCGGGGATCCACGGCTCGCGGTAATTGCCGGTGGGAACCACAATCGGAAAATCCGTAGCAAGCGACACGGCAAGATCGATATCCGCACGACGTCCGACGCCGCCCGTCGAGCATTCGACGAGTGCCGTCACCCCGAGCTTCTTGATCCGCTCGATTTCCGGGGCCATCAGCCGAACGACGGCGTCGGTCTCTGCTTCGGCATAACCGGGCTGGTCGGGTGTCCTGAGGTCAACGAAGACGTGCTCATGCGGGAGGATCATCCCCAGTTGAGATTTGCTCCTAGGCCCGAGCGTTGTGTGCAGATGCTTCAAAGTCTTTCCCGCGGTCATAACGGCTTCGGGCAAAGCCCTCGCCCGAAACCGCGAAGGTAGATCGTTAAGTGACGAAATCAATCGCCCACTCGATCGAAATTCTGCAAGTGCGCTCGTGTCAATTTCCGGCTTCGCACTGATTGCTGGTGAGCAAACGGCCGCCGGGGAGAGGATATGCCGCATCGGCGTCTTCGGCGCAGCGTCAACGACGTCTCGTCCCGTCCTTGCCTTTGCGTCCCCGCAAATCGATCTATTGGATCGATCGCTCCCACTTCGCGCGACCGGGCCCTACCACGGTGGCGCGTGGCTCTCACCCCGGCCGGCGCACCGTGCGAACCTTGCCGCTGCCGCCACCGCCGCAGAAAAAGCAGTCGCCGCCATCGGATTCGAGGCCGGAGACACCGACGCCTTCGGGCATGTCGAGACGTTCCAGCACCTCCCCCGTTTCGGGGTCGATGCGCCGGACGTCGCTGTCGTCGCCCTCCCAGGTGCCGTGCCAGAGCTGGCCGTCGACCCAGGTAACGCCTGTCACGACTCGGTTGGATTCGATGGTGCGCAGGATCTTGCCCGTCTCCGGGTCGATCTGATGGATTCTGCGGCCTCGGTGCTGGCCGACCCAGAGCGTGCCTTCGGCCCAGGCAAGCCCGGAATCGCCGCCATTGCCGGGCGCCGGGATGGTGGAGAGGATGCGGCCGGTCTTCGGGTCGATCTTGTGAATGACATCCTCGGCGATCTGATAGAGAAACTCGCCATCGAAGGCCGTTCCGGCATGGGACGCGACCTCGATCGAGCGCACCACCTCGCCGCTTGCGGGATCGAGCGCGTTCAGGCGGTCGCCCGAGGCAAACCAGACATGCGCGCCGTCGAAGGTGACGCCATTGACGCGCTCGGCGCCGGGAAACGGTCCATATTCACGCAG
This Rhizobium sp. NZLR1 DNA region includes the following protein-coding sequences:
- a CDS encoding PLP-dependent aminotransferase family protein, coding for MDEARTRVEMVVATIRQRIAGRSLTPGARLPSVRGLAATLKLSTSTVVDAYERLVAEGAILARPGSGFYVANQAAPFALAEAGPKLDRAVDPFWISRQSLEADETALKPGCGWLPPSWLPGEGMRRGLRTLARADGPALADYGSPLGLPQLRQLICRRMGERGIEASPDQIMLADSGTQAIDLLCRFLLEPGDTVLVDDPCYFNFHALLRAHRAKIVGVPYTPSGPDIERFAQVVAEKRPRLYITNSGIHNPTGATLSPVTAHRLLKLADQFDLTIIEDDIFADFEHAPAPRLAAFDGLERVVHIGSFSKTLSASARCGFVAAKPEWIDGLTDLKIATSFGGGRLTAELVLNVLSDGSYRKHVETLRQRLSRAMSEVSTRLKGLGIVPWLEPQAGMFLWCRLPDGVDAADVARAALEKRIVLAPGNAFSLSQSATNFMRFNVSQTLDAKVFEMLGDVLGR
- a CDS encoding response regulator → MVTVLCIEDEVEIRNLLVEELSEAGYKTLEASNGAEGLEMILSKWPDIVISDISMPVMDGHQLLAEIQINHPELSNIPFILLTALTDRENTLAGLRGGAADYLTKPLDFDLLLAKLEGCVTRLENDKAVNRSF
- a CDS encoding GNAT family N-acetyltransferase, producing MDAAAPDTSDVRIEPISAAQIDSFHRTLDVVAREKKYLSMLEATPLPETRAFVMGMIAKANPQFVAIAQDEVVGWCDINRHFFPSHAHRGKLGMGILPAYRGQGLGRKLIETTLRAAQEVGFIRVELDVYQDNLRAIALYEKLGFVREGIIRRAARIDGRFIDAIGMALLFDEDPAV
- a CDS encoding esterase; protein product: MKHLHTTLGPRSKSQLGMILPHEHVFVDLRTPDQPGYAEAETDAVVRLMAPEIERIKKLGVTALVECSTGGVGRRADIDLAVSLATDFPIVVPTGNYREPWIPEWVRYASEKELEAWMLRELTEQIGETGFQAGWIKLSAGDDGMTALETKILRAAARAAAQTDAVIGSHTIRGRVVMDQLDVIEAEGYRADRFISIHTQEEKDFAYNVAVAERGAWIEYDHVGRAGDKEVAELVMKALEAGCGDRLLLSHDRGWFDPALPMGGTPKPYTHLSTVLLPELKRRGVDDGTLMRLTHENPFEAFAR
- a CDS encoding PQQ-binding-like beta-propeller repeat protein — encoded protein: MKKSAANILREYGPFPGAERVNGVTFDGAHVWFASGDRLNALDPASGEVVRSIEVASHAGTAFDGEFLYQIAEDVIHKIDPKTGRILSTIPAPGNGGDSGLAWAEGTLWVGQHRGRRIHQIDPETGKILRTIESNRVVTGVTWVDGQLWHGTWEGDDSDVRRIDPETGEVLERLDMPEGVGVSGLESDGGDCFFCGGGGSGKVRTVRRPG
- a CDS encoding ATP-binding protein, encoding MRVNFSAAGAIKRLQILKVRLTSHITFVLVTLTCAAAVLLCGFAWLAAVKVDDLSLRRQADFVDQGLEEQIAALPREQESIAKWDDAFLYAKQRNHEWLLDNIGRWTSQYFGHDRTYIFDDTNRLMFAFRDGADAMPPRLGSDDGQEMTALAGEMRAVLAEQAAKPGTKPLGQLATVRTIMIGSRPAIASARPILPSSARMQVEAGQEFIAVSVKFIDEKAAESIAHYARLEGLHFASKSEDGRAEVPVSSRDGGTIGYLVWSPILPGFMLLQQIAPAGLGCLALLIAVVFWLGRGLHRTSLTLLDSQAEITHHRYHLEEMVADRTAEIERQREELDRLLVHERQVNALQRQFVAMASHEFRTPLAIIDAAAQRLCRSTTNVSGGYVHEKAGVIRSAVVRMVDLMESILASGRLETGQITLKRSEGDLKALLVACCDRQRHLSRSHVLHLDVESMPDLLTFDRSAMEQVFTNLISNAVKYSPNAPNIYVRARVEEKTVEIAIADSGIGMDSDDLPKLFQPYYRARSATGIAGTGIGLNVVKQVVELHGGTVEVTSELGKGTTFIILLPIEFLLSDQHVAA